From one Flavobacterium kingsejongi genomic stretch:
- the guaA gene encoding glutamine-hydrolyzing GMP synthase, producing the protein MQHNVLILDFGSQYTQLIARRVRELNIFCEIFPYNHFPEDLSSYKAVILSGSPFSVRAEDAPHPDLTNIRGKLPLLAVCYGAQYLSHFSGGEVAPSNIREYGRANLSYIKEGEVFFDSIEKNSQVWMSHSDTIKTLPTNGVRLASTKDVENAAYRIDGELTYAIQFHPEVYHTTGGKQLLENFLVKIAEVPQSFTPNAFVDDIIVELQEKIQNDKVVLGLSGGVDSTVAAVLLHKAIGKNLYCIFVNNGLLRKNEFQNVLEQYKDMGLNVKGVDASERFLSQLAGVDDPETKRKIIGRVFIEVFDDEATSIEDVKWLAQGTIYPDVIESVSVKGPSATIKSHHNVGGLPDYMKLKIVEPLRMLFKDEVRRVGATLGIDAELLGRHPFPGPGLSIRILGDLTPEKVRILQEVDAIFIDGLKSHGLYDKVWQAGAILLPVNSVGVMGDERTYEKVVALRAVESTDGMTADWVHLPYEFLMTISNEIINKVKGVNRVVYDISSKPPATIEWE; encoded by the coding sequence ATGCAACACAACGTCCTAATTTTAGATTTCGGGTCACAATATACACAACTTATTGCCCGCAGAGTTCGCGAATTAAACATATTCTGCGAAATTTTTCCTTACAACCATTTTCCGGAAGATTTATCAAGCTATAAAGCCGTTATCCTTTCTGGCAGCCCATTTTCAGTTCGTGCTGAAGATGCACCACATCCGGATTTGACCAATATCCGTGGTAAACTGCCATTACTGGCCGTTTGTTATGGTGCACAATACCTGTCGCACTTTAGTGGAGGCGAAGTTGCACCTTCCAACATCCGTGAATATGGAAGAGCAAACCTATCCTATATTAAGGAAGGCGAAGTTTTCTTTGATAGTATTGAAAAGAACAGCCAGGTTTGGATGAGCCATAGTGATACGATCAAGACGCTGCCTACAAATGGTGTCCGTCTTGCCAGTACAAAAGATGTAGAGAATGCAGCGTACCGTATTGATGGGGAATTAACCTATGCCATACAGTTCCACCCGGAAGTATACCATACAACCGGTGGAAAGCAGCTTCTTGAGAACTTCCTGGTAAAAATTGCAGAAGTGCCACAGAGTTTTACACCGAATGCTTTTGTTGACGATATTATTGTAGAACTTCAGGAGAAAATCCAGAATGACAAAGTAGTATTGGGACTTTCAGGAGGAGTTGATTCTACTGTAGCGGCGGTTTTATTACACAAAGCAATTGGTAAAAACCTGTATTGTATTTTTGTGAACAATGGATTGCTGCGTAAAAATGAATTTCAAAATGTACTTGAGCAGTACAAAGATATGGGACTGAACGTAAAAGGAGTAGATGCTTCTGAACGTTTTCTTTCGCAACTTGCAGGAGTCGATGACCCTGAAACCAAAAGAAAAATTATCGGCCGTGTATTCATCGAAGTGTTTGATGATGAAGCCACCAGTATTGAAGATGTAAAATGGTTGGCACAGGGAACAATTTACCCTGATGTAATCGAATCGGTTTCTGTAAAAGGACCATCGGCAACCATTAAGTCACACCATAATGTAGGCGGATTGCCGGATTATATGAAACTCAAGATTGTAGAGCCTTTGCGTATGCTTTTCAAAGATGAAGTGCGAAGAGTAGGGGCTACTTTAGGAATTGATGCGGAATTATTAGGAAGACACCCTTTCCCGGGACCTGGACTTTCAATTCGTATTTTAGGAGATCTGACTCCGGAGAAAGTAAGAATTCTTCAGGAAGTGGATGCGATTTTTATTGATGGGCTGAAATCACATGGTTTATACGATAAAGTATGGCAGGCCGGAGCAATCCTGCTTCCTGTAAATAGTGTTGGTGTAATGGGTGATGAAAGAACCTATGAAAAAGTAGTCGCCCTGAGAGCAGTTGAATCTACCGATGGTATGACGGCTGACTGGGTACACTTGCCGTATGAATTCCTGATGACAATTTCCAATGAGATTATTAATAAAGTAAAAGGGGTAAACCGTGTCGTTTATGATATCAGTTCAAAACCACCAGCTACTATTGAATGGGAATAA
- a CDS encoding OsmC family protein, which yields MTSKVTYLGDLRTSSIHINSGSEIISDAPLDNNGKGEAFSPTDTVANALASCMMTVMGIKARDMGVDFTGSTAAVTKHMQADPRRISKIEIVFEMTLAADEKTKTILERTALTCPVHQSLHPEIEKVVTFNWK from the coding sequence ATGACATCAAAAGTAACCTACCTTGGCGATTTACGGACTTCCTCGATCCATATCAATTCCGGAAGCGAGATTATATCCGATGCGCCACTTGATAACAATGGAAAGGGAGAAGCTTTTTCTCCGACAGATACTGTAGCGAATGCACTGGCGAGTTGTATGATGACCGTTATGGGAATCAAAGCCCGGGATATGGGCGTTGATTTTACAGGATCTACAGCAGCAGTCACAAAACACATGCAGGCAGATCCGAGAAGGATTTCGAAGATAGAAATTGTGTTCGAAATGACCCTGGCGGCCGATGAAAAGACAAAGACGATACTCGAACGCACCGCATTAACCTGCCCGGTACACCAAAGCCTTCATCCCGAGATCGAAAAAGTAGTGACTTTTAACTGGAAATAA
- a CDS encoding peptidylprolyl isomerase: MKRMTSLFLGVLALFFSCNTATKTETDPGDGIFAEVQTNKGKILLQLEFEKAPITVANFISLAEGKNPFVKADKKGKPFYDGLKFHRVIPNFMIQGGDPEGNGSGGPGYKFKDEFVPELKHDKPGILSMANSGPTTNGSQFFITHNATPWLDGKHTIFGHVVEGQDVVNAIAQDDVIQKITIIRKGKDAKKFDTVKVFKTYFDEEAVAQKKNAEKSAAIKTEKVAAFAALKKTAVKSDTGLEYAITQKGNGKKPANGATYYVAYSGFLEDGSLFDSSSEEVEKSYGKFNPQKAEGGGYQPFPFVAGTKTGLIPGFLEGLEKLSYGEKATLFIPSYLAYGERGAGGVIPPNANIIFEVQLLETQTPPTK, encoded by the coding sequence ATGAAACGAATGACAAGTTTATTTTTAGGTGTTCTCGCACTATTTTTTTCATGCAATACTGCTACCAAAACGGAAACTGATCCGGGAGATGGTATTTTCGCAGAAGTACAGACCAACAAAGGAAAAATCCTGCTTCAGTTAGAGTTCGAGAAAGCACCTATTACGGTTGCCAACTTTATTTCATTGGCTGAAGGAAAAAATCCTTTTGTAAAAGCGGACAAAAAAGGAAAACCTTTTTATGATGGATTAAAATTCCACAGGGTAATCCCTAACTTTATGATTCAGGGTGGTGATCCTGAAGGAAACGGAAGTGGCGGTCCGGGTTACAAATTCAAAGATGAATTCGTACCGGAATTAAAGCACGACAAACCGGGTATTCTTTCCATGGCTAATTCTGGCCCTACCACTAATGGAAGCCAGTTTTTCATTACACACAATGCTACTCCATGGCTTGATGGCAAACATACTATTTTCGGCCACGTTGTAGAAGGTCAGGACGTTGTGAATGCTATTGCACAGGACGATGTTATCCAAAAAATCACCATCATCCGTAAAGGAAAAGATGCCAAAAAATTTGATACTGTAAAAGTATTCAAAACTTATTTTGATGAAGAAGCAGTAGCGCAAAAGAAAAATGCTGAAAAATCGGCTGCCATCAAAACCGAAAAAGTAGCTGCTTTTGCTGCATTAAAAAAGACCGCTGTAAAATCAGATACCGGACTTGAATATGCGATCACCCAAAAAGGGAATGGCAAGAAACCAGCTAATGGCGCTACATATTATGTTGCCTACTCCGGTTTTCTGGAAGATGGTAGTTTGTTTGACTCCAGCTCAGAAGAAGTAGAAAAAAGCTACGGCAAATTCAACCCTCAGAAAGCAGAAGGTGGTGGTTACCAGCCCTTCCCTTTTGTAGCTGGCACTAAAACCGGACTGATCCCAGGATTCCTGGAAGGGCTTGAGAAATTATCCTATGGTGAAAAAGCTACTCTTTTTATTCCGTCTTACTTAGCGTATGGTGAAAGAGGTGCTGGCGGTGTTATTCCTCCAAATGCCAATATCATTTTTGAAGTACAGTTATTGGAAACGCAAACGCCTCCAACAAAATAA
- a CDS encoding IS3 family transposase — protein MFGIDRQVYYRSIKRKILKQSKSEQVILMVRKIRMKMPRIGTRKLYYLLNQELRALKIGRDMFFNILKVNHLLISPKRSYHITTNSYHRFKKHKNLIENLKIIRPEQVWVSDITYIGKRSKPCYLSLVTDAYSKRIMGFNVATNLNAENSLKALQMALKSRENSCLSLIHHSDRGIQYCSDEYQKVISKTKNLRCSMTESYDPYQNAVAERVNGILKQEFLVDRYNDQQLNIIKLVVKESIQIYNLVRPHCSNHMLTPMQMHQQKEIEMKTYKTKNRSNHEATSV, from the coding sequence TTGTTCGGGATAGACAGGCAGGTCTATTATCGTAGCATTAAAAGAAAAATCTTAAAGCAATCAAAGTCTGAACAAGTCATTCTTATGGTAAGAAAGATTAGGATGAAAATGCCTCGTATCGGTACGAGAAAGTTGTATTATTTATTAAACCAGGAGCTTAGAGCATTGAAGATTGGAAGAGATATGTTTTTTAATATCCTGAAAGTAAACCATCTGCTAATATCTCCAAAACGGAGCTATCATATTACGACTAACTCATATCATCGTTTTAAAAAACACAAGAATTTAATTGAAAACTTAAAAATAATACGTCCTGAACAGGTTTGGGTATCCGATATTACATACATCGGAAAAAGAAGTAAGCCCTGCTATTTAAGCTTAGTAACAGATGCATATTCAAAACGGATCATGGGATTTAATGTAGCTACTAATTTAAATGCCGAAAATAGTCTTAAAGCTTTACAAATGGCTCTTAAGAGCAGGGAAAATAGTTGTTTGTCGTTAATCCATCACTCAGATAGAGGTATACAATATTGTTCTGATGAATATCAAAAAGTGATAAGCAAGACTAAAAACCTGCGCTGTAGCATGACTGAGTCTTATGATCCATATCAAAATGCGGTCGCTGAAAGGGTAAATGGAATATTAAAACAGGAGTTTTTAGTAGATAGGTATAATGATCAGCAACTTAATATTATTAAGTTAGTAGTTAAGGAATCTATACAGATTTATAATCTAGTAAGACCGCATTGCTCTAATCATATGCTAACTCCGATGCAAATGCATCAACAAAAAGAAATAGAAATGAAAACCTATAAAACAAAAAACAGAAGTAACCATGAAGCTACTTCTGTCTAA
- a CDS encoding DHH family phosphoesterase, giving the protein MKENDIITIQSLLAEPKRIAIIPHRSPDGDAMGSTLALYHFLLKLNHKPVVIAPNEFPDFLAWLPGAETVKIFEKDKENGTKLLQDAELVFTLDFNAFHRTGDQMETVLKTLTVPFVMIDHHQKPDDYAVVAFSNTDYGSTCEMVYHFIAALQLTNLIDKTIATCIYTGIVTDSGSFRYPATTGETHRIVASLIDLGVENSEIHSLLFDNHSHNRIQILARALQNLRVLPQYSTSYTTLSQEELDTFGYVKGDTEGIVNYGLTIKGIVFTAIFIENKDEKIIKISFRSKGDFDVNQFARKHFSGGGHINAAGGKSSLNMEDTVQHFLDIVSQEH; this is encoded by the coding sequence ATGAAAGAGAACGATATTATCACAATCCAGTCTTTACTGGCTGAACCTAAGCGAATAGCAATCATCCCACACCGCAGTCCCGATGGCGACGCGATGGGTTCTACACTGGCACTGTATCATTTTTTATTAAAATTAAATCATAAACCGGTTGTCATTGCACCCAATGAATTTCCGGATTTCCTCGCCTGGCTTCCAGGGGCTGAAACTGTTAAGATTTTTGAAAAGGACAAAGAAAACGGTACAAAACTGTTGCAGGATGCCGAATTAGTGTTTACACTTGATTTCAATGCCTTCCACAGAACGGGAGATCAAATGGAAACGGTACTTAAAACACTAACTGTTCCCTTCGTAATGATCGACCACCATCAGAAACCGGACGATTATGCAGTAGTTGCTTTTTCCAATACCGATTATGGCTCTACCTGCGAAATGGTCTATCATTTTATTGCAGCATTACAGCTGACGAATCTTATTGATAAAACTATTGCTACCTGCATCTACACTGGGATCGTCACCGATTCTGGATCATTCCGCTATCCTGCAACTACCGGGGAAACACACCGCATTGTAGCTTCCCTGATTGATTTAGGGGTGGAAAACAGTGAGATTCACAGTTTATTATTCGACAACCATTCCCATAACCGCATCCAGATTTTGGCTCGCGCGTTGCAAAATTTACGGGTGCTCCCTCAATACAGCACCTCCTATACGACACTGTCCCAAGAAGAACTGGATACCTTTGGTTATGTAAAAGGAGATACTGAAGGAATTGTAAATTATGGGCTCACTATAAAAGGTATCGTTTTTACTGCTATCTTTATCGAAAATAAAGATGAAAAAATCATAAAGATTTCATTCCGTTCCAAGGGAGATTTTGATGTCAACCAGTTCGCCAGGAAGCACTTTAGCGGCGGAGGCCACATCAACGCTGCGGGCGGAAAATCATCTTTAAACATGGAAGACACTGTACAACATTTTTTGGATATTGTATCCCAAGAACATTAA
- the gldI gene encoding gliding motility-associated peptidyl-prolyl isomerase GldI has protein sequence MRIRPYITAFALGFIFLTACSQQQDARKPISRSSGTFMKESVERNKKLIADEEEMIDSIIKSNPSITYVATPKGYWYHYEQKGDSLDTKTPVRGDVAFFTYEVRDLKGNLIYSDVELRPQVYYIDKENIMMGLRDGIKQMKKGEKVTFLFPSHLGYGYHGDNKKIGTNEPLLCTVTLNDIKSEKEVENQ, from the coding sequence ATGAGAATAAGACCCTACATAACAGCATTTGCACTCGGCTTTATATTCCTGACAGCCTGTTCCCAACAGCAGGATGCACGAAAACCCATTTCCCGATCTTCCGGTACTTTTATGAAAGAATCGGTAGAACGCAATAAAAAATTAATTGCCGACGAAGAAGAGATGATCGATTCGATCATCAAAAGCAATCCTTCCATCACCTATGTTGCCACACCCAAAGGATATTGGTACCATTATGAGCAAAAAGGTGATTCATTAGACACTAAAACACCAGTTCGGGGCGATGTTGCTTTTTTTACGTATGAAGTACGCGACCTTAAAGGCAACCTGATCTATTCTGATGTAGAACTACGCCCACAGGTATATTATATCGATAAGGAGAACATCATGATGGGATTGCGTGATGGGATCAAACAAATGAAAAAAGGCGAAAAGGTCACATTCCTTTTTCCCTCCCACCTGGGTTACGGCTATCATGGAGACAATAAAAAGATCGGTACTAACGAGCCTTTATTATGCACGGTCACACTGAATGATATAAAATCCGAAAAAGAAGTTGAAAATCAATAA
- a CDS encoding PBP1 and LysM peptidoglycan-binding domain-containing protein, with amino-acid sequence MTDKINMIQRMKMKQIWIAFIAALLFSGSVAAQGNYIKHTVEKGETITQIAKKYKVTPYDIYKLNPDAQNGVQEKAVLLIPSKSLKKQDAKPEVIEASSKVANKVHVVEPKETFYSISKKYKVSVEDLKKVNADANRDGLKIGQELIIPLNGTAVADKKEVKKEPKKEVKEVKDEAPKSGKYLYHIVKPQETKYSIAKEYGMSLQQLEELNPEVKDTLPVGFNLKLDKKAAVEKEKEVAKVEVASTTEGLKEYEVQPKETIYSLSKTFGIEEDKLIALNPELRDGLKIGMIIKVPASVAEVAKKDKEYKDLTTKITNKDKKEMVLLLPFNISKIEDDSENSIQDRLKTNKFLNMTLDFYSGALMAIDSMKKLNGNVNIRIFDSKETKTGSDVPNIIKSNNFSNTDVVVGPFFQSNVEVTAALLEKNDIPVVSPMSKESGKMYSNLFQSMPAPEYVKKAMLDFLKSKNDNVFTIIDSKRGSSKQFINSNYSGMRFLEPDAKGLVAPESIRGMLVKDKTNYIVLETERGATILDVTNTLLKEMENYTIKLVLLEKTEAYDFDEISSSRLMKLNLHYPSLSKDNDSPAVNNFFKEYKRQNNVFPNQYAVRGFDVTFDVLVRLSQRNKFEETVESTATEQIESKYKYSKNPSGGYSNKGVYILYYDTDLTVKEAK; translated from the coding sequence TTGACAGATAAAATTAACATGATACAGCGCATGAAAATGAAGCAAATATGGATAGCATTTATCGCAGCACTCCTTTTTTCGGGATCGGTAGCAGCACAAGGAAATTATATTAAGCATACCGTAGAAAAAGGTGAAACGATAACTCAAATTGCTAAAAAATATAAAGTTACCCCTTATGATATCTATAAACTGAATCCGGATGCCCAAAATGGGGTACAGGAGAAAGCGGTATTATTGATTCCTTCCAAAAGCCTGAAAAAACAGGATGCCAAACCGGAAGTAATCGAAGCTTCTTCCAAAGTAGCGAATAAAGTGCATGTCGTAGAGCCAAAGGAAACTTTTTATAGTATTTCCAAAAAATATAAAGTGTCTGTTGAAGACTTGAAAAAAGTCAATGCCGATGCCAATCGAGATGGGCTAAAAATTGGGCAGGAACTTATTATTCCATTAAATGGGACTGCAGTAGCAGATAAAAAAGAAGTAAAGAAAGAGCCTAAAAAAGAGGTTAAAGAAGTAAAAGACGAAGCTCCAAAGTCCGGAAAATACCTGTATCATATTGTAAAACCGCAGGAAACGAAATATTCGATTGCCAAAGAATACGGAATGTCCCTACAGCAACTGGAAGAGTTGAATCCGGAGGTGAAAGATACTTTGCCTGTTGGTTTTAACCTGAAACTGGATAAAAAAGCGGCGGTTGAAAAAGAAAAAGAAGTAGCCAAAGTAGAAGTAGCCAGTACTACCGAAGGATTGAAAGAATACGAAGTACAGCCTAAAGAAACAATTTACAGCCTTTCCAAAACATTTGGTATTGAAGAGGATAAGCTAATTGCTTTGAATCCGGAATTAAGGGATGGGCTTAAAATAGGAATGATCATCAAGGTTCCGGCAAGTGTAGCGGAAGTGGCTAAGAAAGATAAGGAATACAAAGACCTGACGACTAAAATTACCAATAAGGATAAGAAGGAAATGGTATTGCTGTTGCCTTTTAATATTTCAAAAATAGAAGACGATAGCGAAAATTCGATCCAGGACCGTTTGAAAACGAATAAATTCCTGAATATGACACTTGATTTTTATTCCGGTGCCCTTATGGCAATCGATTCGATGAAAAAACTTAATGGGAATGTCAATATCAGGATTTTTGATTCTAAAGAAACCAAAACAGGATCGGATGTACCGAATATCATTAAAAGCAATAATTTTTCCAATACGGATGTTGTAGTAGGGCCTTTCTTCCAGTCGAATGTAGAAGTTACTGCGGCATTGTTGGAAAAAAACGATATTCCGGTAGTTTCTCCAATGTCAAAAGAATCAGGAAAAATGTACAGCAACCTGTTCCAGTCGATGCCGGCTCCGGAATATGTAAAAAAAGCAATGCTTGATTTCCTGAAATCTAAAAATGATAATGTTTTCACGATTATAGATTCGAAGCGCGGGAGTTCAAAACAATTTATCAACAGCAACTATTCCGGAATGCGCTTTTTGGAGCCAGACGCTAAAGGATTGGTAGCGCCAGAGTCTATTCGTGGTATGCTGGTAAAAGATAAAACCAATTATATTGTACTGGAAACTGAACGTGGGGCAACCATATTGGATGTGACCAATACGCTGTTAAAAGAAATGGAGAATTATACCATCAAATTGGTGCTGTTGGAAAAAACGGAAGCCTATGATTTTGATGAAATTTCATCTTCCCGACTGATGAAGCTCAACCTGCATTATCCGTCCCTTTCGAAAGATAATGATTCACCAGCGGTGAATAATTTCTTTAAGGAATACAAAAGACAGAACAATGTATTCCCGAATCAATATGCCGTACGTGGATTTGATGTGACCTTTGATGTCCTGGTACGTTTGTCACAACGCAACAAATTTGAAGAAACGGTAGAAAGTACCGCTACAGAACAGATTGAAAGCAAGTACAAATACAGTAAAAATCCATCGGGAGGCTACTCTAATAAAGGCGTGTATATTTTATATTACGATACTGACTTAACTGTAAAAGAAGCAAAATAA